Part of the Nostoc sp. ATCC 53789 genome, GTAACATTCTGGCAGCAATCACCGAAAACGACACGGGTCGCCCTGTTTTTGCTCAAATGATTGGCGAAAGCATTCCAGACTTAGTAAGAACAGCAATTGATCTCTGTCGCTATAATATCGCTGGAGTTGATTTGAATATGGGCTGTCCAGCACCTAGAATCTATCGCAAAAATGTTGGGGGTGGATTGTTGCTCTCACCAGAAAAAGTAGATCGGATTTTAGCAGAATTGCGGCAGGCAGTGAACGATCGCCCTTTGACTGTCAAGATGCGCGTAGGCTTTGAAAATACAGATAACTTTTACAAAATTCTAGATATAATCAATCGCCACAACATTGATTTATTGAGTTTGCATGGTCGCACAGTGAAAGATATGTACCACGGGGCAGTGAGATATGATTTGATTGCTGAAGCGGTTAGACGAGTCGATTGTCCAGTGCTTGCCAATGGCAATATCAACTCTGCAAAAACTGCTATTGAAGTGCTTTCTCAAACGGGCGCAGCTGGTGTGATGATAGGGCGCTGGGCGATTGGCAATCCTTGGATTTTTAATCAAATTCGGCAAGCTTTGCGCTTCGAGCCGATCGCACCCGTTCCTTTAGTAGAAGTACGCAACTATATTGATCGTTTATGGCAGACCCCCACAGCAGCAACTATGCCAGAGCGATCGCGTGTAGGCTATCTGAAAATGTTCCTCAACTACATTGCCCTGAGTGTTGACACTGAAGGTCATTTCCTGCGGCTGATGCGACAGACGCAGACCGAGATAGAATTGTTTAACCTCTGCGATCGCGTTCTCCTTGCCGATCTGACGAAAACTTTAGCCCTAGCACCCTCCTTGAGCGTTTAAGTAACTATGGCAACTATTTGAAATAGGCATTTTTGACGCTTTCTGAATACGAATGCGAGGTGCTGAAAATAGTACCTCGCAATCTCTCTGTGCTGTTTATTTATGGAAGAGTGTCAATCATCATTAAGCAACAATAATTTTGTCGTTGGTTAGTGACAATCCAGCAGATAATTGGGCAAATTTTACCTGATTAAAGGCAGATGCACTGCCATCTTGGTCAAAGAACAGTCCACCTGTAGAAAAATCATAGATAAACCGTTGATTGCTTGTCGTTGCAGATGTTCCAACGATAAACTGATTTTGCTGAAGTGAACCTATTGATAACCCGCCACCAAAATCAGCAGCCGATACCTGAATCCGGTCATTAGTTACGTTGAAGTCATAAAGACGATCAATACCTTGATTAAAGCCATTGAAAACAAAGGTATCATTGCCAAAACCACCTGTTAGGGTATCATTACCAAAACCACCTGTCAGGATATCATTTCCATTACCACCTTTGAGGGTGTCATCTCCATTACCACCGCTAAGGGTATTATTCCCTAATGCGCCAAATGCAGAGATGTAATCATTATCATCACCCCCCAAGAGTAAGTTATTGCCTGTTGAATAATCAACAATCAATTTATCAGCACCAGCGCCACCGTTGAGCGTATTATTGCCTGATGCCCTGCGATAAACTCCTTTTTCGTCGCCGGAATTGTCGTATTCGTAGCCAGAGGCTGAGAGATAATCATTGCCATTATCTCCATTGAGTAGATTATTGCCCGTTGAATAATCAACATTCAAATTATCGTCACCAGCACCACCATTAAGGGTGTTATTTCCAGTAGTGTTATAAAAAGCTCCTCCGAAGCCGCGGCCGTAGCTAGAACCGGAGAGAGAATCATTGCCATCTCCACCAGAAAGCAGATTATTGCCTCGTGAATAGTTAACATTTAAGTAATCGCTACCAGCACCACCGTTAAGGGTGTTATTCCCTGAAGTGTTATCAAACCTATAGCCCTCAAATTCAGAGGCAAAGAGAGAGTCATTGCCATCGCCACCAGACAGCAGATTATTGCCTGTTGAAATATTAGCACTCAAGTAATCGTCACCAGCACCACCGTTGAGGGTGTTATTACCAGAGGAAAGATTGATAGAGAGATAATCGTTATTATCACCACCAT contains:
- a CDS encoding tRNA-dihydrouridine synthase family protein, whose amino-acid sequence is MSSQVSLPQSLHPYLPLTALAPMQDVTNLWFMKVIAHYGSPDYFFTEYFRVNDTSRLNRNILAAITENDTGRPVFAQMIGESIPDLVRTAIDLCRYNIAGVDLNMGCPAPRIYRKNVGGGLLLSPEKVDRILAELRQAVNDRPLTVKMRVGFENTDNFYKILDIINRHNIDLLSLHGRTVKDMYHGAVRYDLIAEAVRRVDCPVLANGNINSAKTAIEVLSQTGAAGVMIGRWAIGNPWIFNQIRQALRFEPIAPVPLVEVRNYIDRLWQTPTAATMPERSRVGYLKMFLNYIALSVDTEGHFLRLMRQTQTEIELFNLCDRVLLADLTKTLALAPSLSV